The Anopheles marshallii chromosome X, idAnoMarsDA_429_01, whole genome shotgun sequence genome includes a window with the following:
- the LOC128711866 gene encoding BTB/POZ domain-containing protein 17, whose product MELDSDCCEFPQDCSMVDVQDYGDMGLKMMYNTNSVLQKIANLYAERLMSDVTLVVGENRYPAHRIILCASSDVFQVMLMNATWREFGDAVITLQEEEKCQDVFPQFLRYMYVGKMTISVDTAVYILKLADKYNIHDLVQICIDYMKRHINKATEKGHFVEWLHNALLICPGRKDLITLLENYLKWNLERIVMYPGWEQLSLGLMNWLLQQNDLVVRSEFRLYELVECWFRYQKMQIEERVDMREQDRESAINKLINGVLVHIRFAMMSLPQLANVLMSGASVRMLKEFYVARVADGMNFHSRHLEIVSAIRQSETGELFFTPRLYASDLWSLEIAVNYFHKVEKYSSVASVFFSPTNFSDVDEESNGWDVEFFPLGVRYKPAQLIGIYSAATNREIPESIIRTVRLRITSQTAMRTERRYMIGVLICGMMNDEEYVRNCHVRMAYFSNDQRVLNIDNLIPFEELQLGARKFSQYMVGLEQNTIKIKVVIVPLNRFSNVFAPMLE is encoded by the exons ATGGAGTTGGACTCGGACTGCTGTGAATTCCCACAAGACTGCTCGATGGTGGACGTCCAGGACTATGGAGATATGGGACTAAAAATG atgtATAATACGAATAGTGTGTTGCAAAAGATTGCTAACCTGTACGCCGAACGGTTGATGTCAGATGTGACGCTTGTGGTGGGTGAAAATCGTTATCCGGCTCATCGGATCATTCTCTGTGCCAGCAGTGACGTTTTTCAGGTGATGTTGATGAATGCAACCTGGCGCGAGTTTGGCGATGCGGTCATCACGCTGCAGGAGGAGGAAAAATGTCAAGACGTGTTCCCACAGTTTCTGCGTTACATGTATGTCGGCAAGATGACGATCTCGGTCGACACGGCGGTGTATATATTGAAGCTTGCCGACAAGTACAACATCCACGATTTAGTTCAAATATGCATTGACTACATGAAGCGGCACATAAACAAGGCAACCGAGAAGGGTCACTTCGTCGAGTGGCTCCACAATGCGCTGCTCATTTGCCCGGGTCGTAAGGATTTGATCACGTTGCTGGAGAATTACCTGAAGTGGAATTTAGAGCGGATAGTGATGTACCCGGGCTGGGAGCAGCTGAGCCTCGGCCTGATGAACTGGCTGCTGCAGCAGAACGATCTGGTCGTGCGCAGCGAGTTTCGGCTGTACGAGCTAGTCGAATGCTGGTTTCGTTACCAAAAAATGCAGATCGAGGAGCGGGTCGATATGCGAGAGCAGGATCGAGAGAGTGCTATCAATAAGCTAATCAACGGTGTGCTGGTACACATACGATTCGCGATGATGAGCCTACCGCAGCTGGCAAATGTGCTGATGAGTGGTGCCTCGGTAAGGATGTTGAAAGAGTTTTACGTGGCACGGGTTGCCGACGGTATGAACTTTCATTCGCGCCATCTAGAGATAGTGAGTGCCATACGGCAGAGCGAAACGGGCGAACTATTTTTCACCCCCCGGCTCTACGCGAGCGACCTGTGGAGCCTTGAGATTGCCGTCAACTACTTCCACAAGGTGGAAAAATATTCGAGTGTTGcgtctgtgtttttttcgccCACCAACTTTAGTGACGTTGACG AGGAAAGTAATGGGTGGGATGTCGAGTTTTTTCCTCTAGGCGTACGTTACAAACCAGCACAGTTGATTGGTATTTACAGTGCGGCCACCAATCGGGAAATACCCGAAAGCATTATTCGCACTGTACGCTTAAGAATTACCAGCCAGACAGCAATGCGAACCGAACGAAGGTACATG ATTGGCGTTCTGATATGTGGTATGATGAATGACGAAGAGTATGTCCGCAACTGTCACGTGCGGATGGCATATTTCTCCAACGATCAACGGGTGCTGAATATCGATAATTTAATACCGTTCGAAGAACTGCAGCTGGGCGCGCGGAAGTTTAGTCAATATATGGTCGGTTTGGAGCAAAATacgattaaaattaaagttgtTATCGTACCATTAAATCGGTTCTCCAACGTATTTGCTCCAATGTTGGAATAG
- the LOC128718318 gene encoding adenosylhomocysteinase-like 1 — translation MSMSSYTESSSEEDDLSPRDKVQQNSKGYADFCVRNIKQHSFGRHEIEIAEQEMPGIMALRKQALDDKPLKGANIVGCTHVNAQTAVLIETLICLGANVRWAACNIYSTQNEVAAALAESGVPIFAWRGEIEEDFWWCIDKCVHAENWQPNMILDDGGDATHLMLKKYPVMFKMIKGIVDESVTGVHRLYQLSKTSKLTVPAMNVKDAITKTKFDSLYSCKESVIDSLKRATDIMIGGKQIVLCGYGEVGKGCAQALKGLGCIVYVTEIDPICALQACMDGFRVVKLNEVIRTVDVVITCTGNKNVVTREHMDKMKNGCIVCNMGHSNTEIDVNSLRTSELQWEKMRSQVDHIIWPGPDGKRIILLAEGRLVNLSCSSISSFVASISATTQALALIELFNAPPGRYKADVYLLPKKMDEYVASLHLQTLDAHLTELTDEQARYMGLNKAGPFKPNYYRY, via the exons ATGAGTATGA GTTCATATACCGAGAGCAGCTCGGAGGAGGATGATCTGTCACCGCGAGACAAGGTTCAGCAAAATTCCAAGGGCTATGCCGACTTCTGCGTGCGCAACATCAAGCAGCATTCGTTCGGTCGGCATGAGATCGAGATCGCCGAGCAGGAGATGCCCGGTATTATGGCACTGCGCAAGCAGGCTCTCGACGACAAACCGCTCAAGGGTGCGAACATCGTTGGTTGCACGCACGTTAACGCGCAAACGGCTGTGCTGATAGAGACGCTGATCTGCCTCGGTGCGAACGTTAGATGGGCAGCCTGCAACATCTACTCAACGCAG AATGAGGTCGCGGCAGCACTGGCAGAAAGTGGAGTTCCCATTTTCGCCTGGCGTGGCGAAATCGAGGAAGATTTCTGGTGGTGTATCGATAAGTGTGTACACGCCGAAAACTGGCAGCCCAACATGATACTGGACGATGGTGGCGATGCAACGCACCTGATGCTGAAGAAGTACCCGGTTATGTTCAAGATGATCAAGGGCATTGTCGATGAGAGCGTGACGGGGGTGCACCGGCTGTACCAGCTGTCGAAGACAAGCAAGCTAACCGTGCCGGCTATGAACGTAAAGGATGCGATCACGAAGACCAAATTTGACAGCCTGTACAGCTGCAAGGAATCGGTTATTGACAG CTTGAAGCGTGCCACGGACATTATGATTGGCGGTAAGCAGATTGTGCTGTGCGGGTACGGTGAGGTAGGCAAGGGTTGCGCCCAAGCCTTGAAGGGACTCGGATGCATCGTATACGTGACGGAGATCGACCCGATCTGCGCACTGCAAGCCTGCATGGACGGTTTCCGTGTGGTAAAGCTGAACGAGGTGATCCGCACGGTGGACGTGGTGATCACGTGCACAGGCAACAAGAACGTGGTAACGCGCGAACATATGGACAAGATGAAGAACGGCTGCATCGTCTGCAACATGGGCCACTCGAACACCGAAATCGACGTGAACAGCCTGCGCACATCCGAGCTACAATGGGAAAAGATGCGCTCCCAGGTCGATCACATCATCTGGCCCGGTCCGGACGGCAAGCGTATCATTCTGCTTGCGGAAGGCCGGTTGGTGAATCTGTCCTGCTCGAGCATTTCGTCTTTCGTAGCCTCTATCTCGGCCACTACGCAGGCACTGGCGCTGATCGAGCTGTTCAATGCACCGCCTGGTCGCTACAAGGCGGACGTGTATTTGCTGCCGAAAAAAATGG ACGAATACGTCGCCAGTCTGCATCTTCAGACGCTCGATGCACATCTAACGGAATTGACCGACGAGCAGGCACGGTACATGGGCCTCAACAAAGCCGGTCCGTTCAAGCCGAACTACTACAGGTATTAG
- the LOC128706771 gene encoding uncharacterized protein C15orf61 homolog, whose amino-acid sequence MRLLLLKRALHTTSKPKVSEVLTAYLKQCNEPPWTSYFIKHSDVYNDQFGWSHFNWTLDTGTNYHILRTGCYPYMKYHCTKRPWQDLTLDDRFFRCIKVANLGLPQLFYGLAAMFLIRHVEYVQIGSGSAQVPIFFLYAEHKGSMY is encoded by the exons ATGCGACTGTTACTCCTAAAGCGGGCACTAcacaccaccagcaaaccGAAAGTATCCGAGGTACTCACGGCATACCTGAAGCAATGTAACGAACCACCCTGGACATCATACTTCATCAAA CATAGCGACGTCTACAACGATCAGTTCGGATGGTCACATTTCAACTGGACGCTCGATACGGGCACGAACTATCACATCCTGCGTACGGGTTGCTACCCGTACATGAAATATCACTGTACCAAGCGACCTTGGCAGGACCTTACACTGGACGATCGGTTCTTTCGATGCATCAAGGTGGCTAATTTGGGACTGCCACAGCTATTTTACGGACTTGCGGCGATGTTTCTTATACGCCACGTTGAGTACGTGCAGATCGGGAGCGGTTCAGCACAGGTGCCGATCTTTTTCCTTTACGCGGAGCACAAAGGATCGATGTATTAA
- the LOC128714611 gene encoding NADH-ubiquinone oxidoreductase 49 kDa subunit-like, with product MAFSVLNTVAKRTAANVYVTGGGLLKNVAALYNARQPARSAGKWFPDEEFIEQFKGPVMYPDEVTSRWKLPPWNSKIAPVEKTVRNLSLNFGPQHPAAHGVLRLVLELDGETVMRADPHIGLLHRGTEKLIEYKTYTQALPYFDRLDYVSMMCNEQCYSLAVEKLLNIDIPLRAKYIRVLFGEITRILNHIMAIGTHALDVGALTPFFWLFEEREKMMEFYERVSGARMHAAYIRPGGVSQDLPLGLLDDIYEFASKFGERLDEVEDVLTTNRIWVQRTVDIGVVSAEDALNYGFSGVMLRGSGIKWDLRKSQPYDAYDLVEFDVPIGTKGDCYDRYLCRIEEMRQSLRIIDQCLNQMPAGEIKTDDAKLTPPSRGEMKHSMEALIHHFKLFTQGYQVPPGATYTAVEAPKGEFGLYLVSDGSSRPYRCKIKAPGFAHLAALDKVGRHHMLADVVAIIGTLDVVFGEIDR from the coding sequence ATGGCATTCAGCGTGCTAAACACGGTCGCAAAGCGTACCGCCGCCAATGTTTATGTAACCGGTGGTGGGCTGCTGAAAAATGTCGCCGCTTTATATAATGCGCGCCAACCAGCCCGTTCCGCCGGTAAATGGTTCCCGGACGAGGAATTTATCGAACAGTTTAAGGGCCCGGTCATGTACCCGGATGAGGTGACCTCGCGCTGGAAGCTGCCACCGTGGAACAGCAAGATCGCGCCGGTGGAGAAGACAGTGCGGAACCTAAGTCTTAACTTTGGCCCACAGCATCCGGCCGCTCACGGTGTGTTACGGTTGGTTTTGGAGCTGGACGGTGAGACGGTTATGCGAGCAGATCCGCACATCGGACTACTGCACCGAGGTACCGAGAAGCTGATCGAGTACAAGACGTACACACAGGCGTTGCCGTACTTTGACCGTCTCGACTATGTCTCGATGATGTGCAACGAGCAGTGCTACTCGCTCGCGGTCGAAAAGCTGCTCAACATCGACATACCATTGCGGGCGAAGTACATCCGGGTGCTGTTCGGTGAAATAACCCGCATCTTGAACCACATCATGGCAATCGGTACGCACGCACTGGATGTGGGCGCCCTGACACCCTTCTTCTGGCTGTTCGAGGAGCGCGAAAAGATGATGGAGTTCTACGAGCGTGTGTCCGGTGCCCGCATGCACGCTGCCTACATACGGCCCGGCGGTGTCTCGCAGGATCTGCCGCTCGGTCTGCTGGACGACATTTACGAGTTTGCGTCCAAGTTCGGTGAACGGCTGGATGAGGTGGAGGATGTGCTGACGACGAACCGCATCTGGGTGCAGCGTACGGTTGACATTGGCGTGGTGTCGGCGGAAGATGCCCTCAACTACGGATTCAGCGGGGTCATGTTGCGCGGTTCCGGCATTAAATGGGATCTGCGCAAGTCCCAACCGTACGATGCGTACGATTTGGTGGAGTTCGATGTGCCGATCGGTACGAAGGGTGATTGTTACGATCGCTATTTGTGCCGCATCGAGGAGATGCGTCAGTCACTGCGCATCATCGATCAGTGCCTGAACCAGATGCCGGCCGGTGAGATCAAGACGGACGATGCAAAACTCACACCACCGTCCCGGGGTGAGATGAAGCATTCGATGGAGGCGCTTATTCATCACTTCAAGCTGTTCACGCAAGGTTACCAGGTGCCGCCCGGTGCGACGTACACCGCGGTAGAAGCACCGAAGGGTGAATTCGGTCTATACCTGGTGTCGGACGGTTCCAGCCGACCGTACCGTTGCAAGATTAAGGCGCCCGGATTTGCTCATCTGGCCGCGCTAGACAAGGTCGGCCGTCATCACATGCTGGCGGATGTGGTGGCCATCATCGGTACGCTTGACGTTGTGTTCGGCGAGATCGATCGTTAA